In the genome of Polaribacter sp. MED152, one region contains:
- a CDS encoding aldose 1-epimerase, which translates to MFKINVLKEKENTVVELSNKDKTAIAKIGLNEGARLVDLTLNNKVVIEEQANFDYKNSYASAILFPFAGRIENGAYQFKFDDYQLDCNNKNNAIHGLVYNKTFEIFEPEEHQDNCSVTFNYYEKNPVDGFPFTYFLSVTYTLFESHLNTRVTIKNIDDKAFPFTLGWHPYFKVTNFQESFLALSCEKKAVFNENMVAEKLADYNFDGEIALKDADLDDCFILKDNKAILKTPDYHLKITSDANKNYYQVFTPKKLPLIAIEPLTGVANNFNNNIGLQVLEPEATYVQNWDLELVD; encoded by the coding sequence GTGTTTAAAATTAATGTTTTAAAAGAAAAGGAAAATACTGTTGTAGAACTGTCTAATAAAGACAAAACAGCTATTGCAAAGATTGGTTTAAATGAAGGTGCAAGGTTGGTTGATTTAACGTTAAACAACAAAGTTGTAATTGAAGAACAAGCCAATTTTGACTATAAAAACTCATATGCTTCAGCAATTTTATTTCCGTTTGCAGGTAGAATAGAAAATGGTGCTTATCAATTTAAGTTTGATGATTATCAACTAGATTGTAATAATAAAAACAATGCAATTCATGGCTTAGTTTACAACAAAACCTTTGAAATTTTTGAGCCTGAAGAACATCAAGATAATTGTTCTGTTACCTTTAATTATTATGAGAAAAACCCTGTAGATGGCTTTCCTTTCACTTATTTTTTATCGGTTACTTACACTTTATTTGAGTCGCATTTAAACACAAGAGTTACTATTAAAAATATAGATGATAAAGCTTTTCCTTTTACTTTAGGATGGCATCCTTATTTTAAAGTTACCAATTTTCAGGAAAGCTTTTTAGCACTTTCTTGTGAAAAAAAAGCAGTGTTCAATGAAAATATGGTAGCTGAAAAGTTAGCTGATTATAATTTTGATGGTGAAATTGCATTAAAAGATGCAGACTTAGATGACTGTTTTATATTAAAAGATAATAAGGCTATTTTAAAAACGCCTGATTATCATTTAAAAATTACCTCAGATGCTAATAAGAATTACTATCAAGTTTTTACGCCAAAAAAACTCCCATTAATTGCTATAGAGCCATTAACAGGAGTTGCTAACAATTTTAATAATAACATAGGGCTTCAAGTATTAGAACCAGAAGCGACCTATGTTCAAAATTGGGATTTAGAGCTTGTTGATTAA
- a CDS encoding sugar MFS transporter codes for MANSAQKNSTLVPIIIIAGLFFIFGFVTWINGALIPFMKTINELTDAESYLVASASYISFVVMALPASSIINKIGYKKGMSLGLIIMAIGALVFIPAANARTYWMFLTAIFIQGAGMTLLQTASNPYITILGPIESAAKRIAIMGIANKVAGSLGSVIFGAILLSGIDEIKDKLATVDATEKASLLDTMADSVITPYIAMAVVLFILGILIRKAPLPHVEAAPIEESSSGEKAKSSIFQFPHLWLGVLALFVYVGVEVVAGDTIIAYGISLDIPVEQAKFFTLFTLMAMVATYALGVILIPKYISQAFALKASAILGIVLSFCIVFTTGFTSVLFVAALGIANALVWPAIWPLALTGMGKFTKTASALLIMAISGGAIIPPLYGAFVDNKKESLIVDGANEVSAMAEAASFGYWILLPCYLIIFYYAFWGHKVGLKKVQS; via the coding sequence ATGGCTAATTCAGCACAAAAAAACAGTACACTAGTTCCAATTATAATTATTGCAGGGCTATTTTTTATCTTCGGATTTGTTACTTGGATCAATGGAGCACTTATTCCGTTTATGAAAACCATTAACGAACTTACAGATGCAGAATCTTATTTAGTAGCCTCAGCTTCCTACATTTCATTTGTGGTAATGGCATTACCAGCATCATCTATCATAAATAAAATAGGATATAAAAAAGGAATGTCTTTAGGTTTAATAATTATGGCTATTGGTGCTTTGGTTTTTATACCAGCAGCAAATGCTAGAACATATTGGATGTTTTTAACTGCTATCTTTATTCAAGGAGCAGGAATGACTTTGCTTCAAACAGCATCAAACCCATACATTACCATTTTAGGCCCAATAGAAAGTGCAGCAAAAAGAATTGCAATTATGGGTATTGCAAATAAAGTAGCAGGTTCTTTAGGATCTGTAATATTTGGAGCTATTTTATTATCTGGAATAGATGAAATTAAAGATAAACTAGCTACTGTAGATGCTACTGAAAAAGCTAGTTTATTAGATACTATGGCTGATAGTGTTATAACACCTTATATAGCTATGGCTGTTGTTCTTTTTATACTTGGTATTTTAATTAGAAAAGCACCTTTACCACATGTAGAAGCAGCTCCAATTGAGGAATCTTCTTCAGGTGAAAAAGCAAAATCTAGTATATTTCAATTTCCACATTTATGGTTAGGTGTGTTGGCCTTATTTGTATATGTAGGTGTAGAGGTTGTAGCTGGAGATACCATAATTGCTTATGGTATATCTTTAGACATACCTGTTGAGCAAGCTAAGTTTTTTACCTTATTTACTTTAATGGCTATGGTTGCAACTTATGCTTTAGGGGTTATTTTAATTCCTAAATATATTAGCCAAGCTTTTGCATTAAAAGCAAGTGCAATTTTAGGTATTGTTTTATCATTTTGTATTGTATTTACTACTGGCTTTACATCAGTATTATTTGTTGCTGCTCTTGGTATAGCAAATGCCTTGGTTTGGCCAGCAATTTGGCCTTTAGCGTTAACAGGTATGGGTAAATTTACCAAAACAGCATCAGCGCTTTTAATTATGGCAATTTCTGGTGGCGCAATTATTCCGCCTTTATATGGTGCATTTGTAGATAATAAGAAAGAAAGTTTAATAGTAGATGGGGCAAATGAAGTTTCAGCAATGGCAGAAGCAGCCTCTTTTGGTTATTGGATTTTGTTACCTTGTTATTTAATTATTTTCTACTACGCTTTTTGGGGTCATAAAGTAGGTTTAAAAAAGGTGCAATCTTAA
- a CDS encoding type IX secretion system membrane protein PorP/SprF translates to MRKIYILLLTLLFSANINAQEVNLPQYLNYLGDNPFAITPAYVGIGSGLRFRLNGLSQWVGIKNAPETQSLSIESRLADRFGGGLTIFKDANGNTSQQGFKATFASHLILSDVNQSFFSFGFTYSLVMFNINANSFEDLDAGLGNTLNFNTSNFDVSFLYRYNDYGVSFNVSNILDKKDRFFSNGEPIILRRYSLYNYYIFTRFYGDYEFEPSILVEYLEGDQRSRTDLNLKIRKRTASGYIWAGFTYNFLNDQLFNPNTFAPLVGIKSGNLYASYGFGININNTQSFNVGSHMITLGFDFKKRESLARCTKKFYMFQ, encoded by the coding sequence ATGAGAAAAATATATATTCTACTACTTACCTTACTTTTTAGCGCAAATATTAATGCTCAAGAAGTAAATCTACCTCAATACTTAAATTATTTAGGAGACAATCCTTTTGCCATAACACCAGCTTATGTTGGTATTGGCTCTGGATTACGATTTAGATTAAATGGATTATCACAATGGGTAGGTATTAAAAACGCCCCAGAAACCCAATCTCTCTCTATAGAAAGTAGACTTGCAGATAGATTTGGAGGTGGCTTAACCATCTTTAAAGATGCAAATGGTAACACCTCACAACAAGGTTTTAAGGCCACTTTTGCAAGTCATTTAATTCTGAGTGATGTAAACCAAAGCTTTTTCTCCTTTGGTTTTACTTATAGTTTAGTGATGTTTAACATTAATGCAAATAGCTTTGAAGATTTAGATGCAGGCTTAGGAAACACCTTAAACTTTAATACCTCTAATTTTGATGTAAGTTTTTTATATCGATATAATGATTATGGAGTGAGTTTTAACGTATCTAATATTTTAGACAAAAAAGACCGATTTTTCTCTAATGGAGAACCAATTATTCTAAGACGATATTCACTCTACAATTACTATATTTTTACTCGTTTTTACGGTGATTATGAATTTGAACCTTCTATTCTAGTTGAGTATTTAGAAGGCGATCAAAGATCGAGAACCGATTTAAATTTAAAAATTAGAAAACGAACAGCAAGTGGCTATATTTGGGCAGGTTTCACCTATAATTTCTTAAATGACCAATTGTTTAATCCAAACACTTTTGCGCCTTTAGTGGGTATAAAATCGGGTAATTTGTATGCGTCCTATGGTTTTGGAATCAACATAAATAATACACAAAGTTTTAATGTAGGTTCACATATGATTACACTTGGCTTCGACTTTAAGAAAAGAGAAAGTTTAGCAAGATGTACTAAGAAATTTTACATGTTTCAATAA
- a CDS encoding LytTR family DNA-binding domain-containing protein, giving the protein MKIKCIIIDDEPLAISVIENHLKNFDHIEIVETFNNPLNAYRVLEQEKIDLIFLDINMPKMTGFTFIENLTYKPLIVITTAYREYAVKSYELNILDYLVKPIPFNRFLKTINKVYQQVYLNNAKADVTLQQEPHIFLKVNKKLIKINLNDILYIESLKDYIKVITTIGDYVVHKSLTAITEELPQSNFIRIHRSYTISVNKVIALEGNTVEISNRKIPIGRNYVKQTKERIFNINDDKEK; this is encoded by the coding sequence ATGAAAATTAAGTGTATTATAATTGATGATGAACCATTGGCAATTTCTGTGATTGAAAATCATTTAAAAAATTTTGATCATATAGAAATCGTAGAAACATTTAATAATCCATTAAATGCATATCGTGTTTTGGAGCAAGAAAAAATAGACCTTATTTTTCTAGACATTAACATGCCAAAAATGACAGGTTTTACCTTTATAGAAAACCTAACTTACAAACCACTAATTGTAATTACAACCGCTTATAGAGAGTATGCTGTAAAAAGTTACGAACTAAATATTTTAGATTATTTAGTAAAACCAATACCATTTAATCGATTTTTAAAAACCATTAACAAGGTATATCAACAAGTATATTTAAACAACGCAAAAGCAGATGTTACTTTACAACAAGAGCCACATATCTTCTTAAAAGTAAATAAAAAGTTGATTAAAATTAACCTTAATGATATTCTTTACATAGAAAGCTTAAAAGACTACATTAAAGTTATTACAACTATAGGAGACTATGTTGTACATAAATCTTTAACTGCAATTACAGAAGAATTACCACAATCTAACTTTATACGTATTCATAGATCTTACACCATTTCTGTAAACAAGGTAATTGCTTTAGAAGGCAATACTGTAGAAATTTCGAATAGAAAAATTCCTATTGGTAGAAACTATGTAAAACAAACTAAAGAGCGCATTTTTAATATTAATGACGATAAAGAAAAATAA